Proteins from one Paraburkholderia sp. BL10I2N1 genomic window:
- a CDS encoding TIGR03862 family flavoprotein, translating to MPASFDSPSVAVIGGGPAGLMAAEALAQQGLRVDVYDSMPSVGRKFLMAGKGGMNITHSEPLGPFLGRYGARREHIAPLLDALGPDALRGWLSDLGVETFVGSSGRVFPSDMKAAPMLRAWLHRLKESGVRFHMRHKWIGWDSVDEQRDSKQHALRFATPHDELHVSADAVVFALGGASWPRLGSAATWVPLLDARGVSIATFLPSNCGFDVGWSEHFRERFAGQPVKPVAITVTDVDGKVQNRKGEFISTETGIEGSLVYALSAAIRDRLLADGEAVIHLDLAPAHTLEHVVEEVTRPRGSRSMSSHLHSRLGITGVKAGLLRECLSKDDFADTTRLAHSIKALPLRLTRMRPIEEAISTAGGVTFEALDAHLMLKQIPGAFCAGEMLDWEAPTGGYLLTACFASGLVAGRGAAAYLAAGR from the coding sequence ATGCCTGCTTCCTTCGATTCCCCTTCTGTCGCCGTGATCGGCGGCGGCCCCGCCGGACTGATGGCCGCCGAAGCGCTGGCGCAACAGGGGTTGCGCGTCGATGTGTACGACTCGATGCCTTCCGTCGGACGCAAGTTCCTGATGGCCGGCAAGGGCGGCATGAACATTACGCACTCGGAGCCATTAGGGCCGTTTCTGGGACGCTATGGCGCCCGCCGCGAGCACATCGCGCCGCTGCTCGACGCGTTGGGTCCCGATGCATTGCGTGGGTGGCTGTCGGACCTGGGCGTCGAGACGTTTGTCGGCAGCTCGGGACGCGTTTTTCCGAGCGATATGAAGGCCGCGCCGATGCTGCGCGCCTGGCTGCACCGGCTCAAGGAATCCGGGGTGCGATTCCACATGCGCCATAAATGGATTGGCTGGGATTCCGTCGACGAGCAGCGTGATTCGAAGCAGCACGCGCTACGTTTCGCAACACCCCATGACGAGCTTCACGTCTCTGCAGATGCCGTCGTTTTCGCGCTGGGTGGCGCGAGCTGGCCGCGCCTGGGCTCAGCGGCAACGTGGGTGCCGTTGCTGGACGCGCGTGGCGTTTCGATTGCGACGTTCTTGCCGTCGAACTGTGGTTTCGATGTGGGCTGGAGCGAGCATTTCCGGGAGCGCTTCGCCGGACAGCCCGTGAAGCCGGTCGCCATCACAGTGACCGACGTAGACGGAAAAGTCCAGAATCGAAAAGGTGAGTTCATTTCGACGGAAACGGGCATCGAGGGAAGTCTCGTGTACGCGCTGTCGGCGGCAATTCGTGACCGGTTGCTGGCTGATGGCGAAGCCGTGATCCATCTCGACCTCGCGCCTGCGCATACGCTTGAGCACGTTGTCGAAGAAGTCACGCGGCCGCGCGGCTCGCGTTCGATGTCAAGTCATCTGCACAGCAGGCTTGGCATCACGGGCGTGAAAGCAGGATTGCTGCGCGAGTGTCTTTCGAAGGACGATTTCGCCGACACCACCCGTCTCGCCCACTCGATCAAGGCGCTGCCGCTGCGCCTCACTCGCATGCGCCCGATCGAAGAAGCCATCAGTACAGCCGGCGGCGTCACGTTCGAGGCGCTCGACGCGCATTTGATGCTCAAGCAGATTCCGGGCGCCTTCTGTGCGGGAGAAATGCTCGACTGGGAAGCGCCAACCGGCGGCTATCTGCTGACAGCGTGTTTTGCAAGCGGGCTGGTGGCAGGACGCGGAGCCGCCGCGTACCTCGCCGCCGGGCGCTAA
- a CDS encoding class I SAM-dependent methyltransferase, whose product MTSPTTITLPEADGPRTILWRSEAAVPPPKRVTIADDRLTADAAYRLACEGTALLYRGDFQNARQLLHAMTRRVERKPRKEASSLKDAFNLHRLAQSQRARILGMVLVPLDGDYTIPLRRAPNVQQACTETWGEPAGEQSAVSLRELLGLIGAHEWRKKGVEIPVLGDRIHPHYGVFSPVRGEYVDLVASTPLPSLEKAFDIGTGTGVLAAVLAMRGVKEIVATDQDPRALACAKENLTRLGYDGQVRVVQADLFPEGRAPLVVCNPPWVPARPASPVEYAVFDPDSRMLMGFLNGLASHLTPDGEGWLILSDFAEHLGLRTRDALLAAIDQAGLKLVGREDIKPRHPKSSDASDPLYAARVKEVTSLWRLHLR is encoded by the coding sequence ATGACCTCACCCACCACGATCACCCTGCCTGAGGCTGATGGCCCGCGCACTATTCTCTGGCGCTCCGAAGCGGCCGTCCCGCCGCCAAAGCGCGTGACGATCGCCGACGACCGCCTGACCGCCGACGCCGCCTATCGCCTCGCCTGTGAAGGCACCGCGCTGCTTTACCGCGGCGATTTCCAGAACGCTCGCCAGCTATTGCACGCAATGACCCGTCGCGTGGAGCGCAAGCCGCGCAAGGAGGCGTCGTCGCTGAAAGACGCGTTCAACCTGCATCGTCTGGCGCAGTCGCAGCGCGCCCGCATCCTCGGGATGGTGCTGGTCCCGCTCGATGGCGACTACACGATCCCGCTGCGTCGCGCTCCCAATGTCCAGCAGGCCTGCACGGAAACCTGGGGCGAGCCTGCCGGTGAGCAATCGGCCGTGTCGCTGCGTGAGTTGCTGGGCCTGATCGGCGCGCACGAATGGCGTAAGAAGGGCGTCGAGATTCCCGTGCTGGGCGATCGAATTCATCCGCACTATGGCGTGTTCTCGCCGGTGCGCGGGGAATATGTGGATCTGGTCGCGAGCACGCCATTGCCTTCGCTGGAAAAGGCGTTCGACATCGGCACGGGAACGGGTGTCCTTGCGGCCGTACTGGCGATGCGCGGCGTGAAAGAAATCGTTGCCACCGATCAGGATCCGCGTGCACTGGCCTGCGCGAAAGAGAACCTCACACGCCTCGGCTACGACGGGCAGGTCAGGGTCGTGCAAGCCGATCTGTTTCCCGAGGGGCGGGCGCCGCTCGTCGTCTGCAACCCACCGTGGGTGCCGGCGCGGCCTGCGTCGCCGGTCGAGTACGCGGTCTTCGATCCGGACAGCCGCATGCTGATGGGCTTCCTGAACGGTCTCGCCAGTCATCTGACACCGGACGGCGAAGGCTGGCTGATCCTCTCGGACTTTGCCGAGCATCTCGGCCTGCGCACGCGCGATGCCCTGCTGGCAGCGATCGATCAGGCGGGCCTGAAACTGGTCGGGCGCGAGGACATCAAGCCGCGACATCCGAAATCGTCCGATGCGTCCGATCCGCTGTACGCCGCGCGGGTCAAAGAGGTGACCTCGCTGTGGCGCCTGCACCTGCGTTGA
- a CDS encoding ankyrin repeat domain-containing protein has protein sequence MKTTTRVLVSVAMLAGWFGSHPGVSRADGDIGTNQQLIAAARSGDEASVNAALAAGAAVDSRNRIGDTALITACKKGATGMARTLIDHGAKVNQPNAQGVTALMAAAYGGSDEIARMLLAHGADPSATDRVGKTAMEYAAGQGSTAVVQLLLDNGVDVNRLYKNDLTALMWASGYDRADTVKLLLARGANPALRDNRGMSAQDIAAQTGSTHAALSLSSNRNQN, from the coding sequence ATGAAAACGACGACGAGAGTTCTGGTGAGCGTTGCCATGCTGGCTGGCTGGTTCGGATCCCATCCTGGCGTGAGCCGGGCCGACGGGGATATCGGCACGAACCAGCAATTGATTGCAGCCGCGCGAAGCGGCGACGAGGCATCGGTGAACGCCGCGCTCGCGGCGGGCGCGGCGGTCGACTCGCGCAATCGCATCGGAGATACGGCGCTGATCACGGCCTGCAAGAAGGGGGCGACCGGCATGGCGCGCACCCTGATCGATCACGGGGCCAAGGTCAATCAGCCGAACGCGCAGGGCGTCACAGCACTGATGGCCGCTGCTTACGGCGGGTCTGACGAAATCGCGCGGATGTTGCTTGCGCACGGCGCCGATCCCTCGGCCACGGATCGCGTCGGCAAGACGGCCATGGAATATGCGGCGGGCCAGGGATCGACGGCGGTGGTCCAACTGCTGCTGGACAATGGCGTCGACGTGAATCGCCTCTACAAGAACGACCTGACCGCGCTCATGTGGGCCTCCGGCTATGACCGTGCCGATACCGTCAAGCTCCTGCTCGCACGGGGCGCCAATCCGGCGCTGCGCGACAATCGCGGCATGAGCGCACAGGACATCGCAGCGCAGACGGGCTCAACCCACGCGGCCCTTTCGTTGTCCTCGAACCGGAACCAGAACTAG
- a CDS encoding c-type cytochrome, with protein sequence MTAAIENGRTRWLARVSILAYCANIFCLPGVAHADAEAGKAKAQTCVVCHGPIGNSTNPEYPILAGQSARYIYLELRDFKEGRRSDPRMSPMAAGLSREDMLDLADYFAAQRADPVPFKANPLRVEAGRRKSAEVLCTMCHLGGFTGQNEIPRVAGQHYPYIVKQLQDFRERRRTNDAGNMTSVSKGLSDEDIMNLSAYIANLQ encoded by the coding sequence ATGACGGCCGCGATCGAGAATGGACGTACGCGCTGGCTGGCCAGGGTGAGCATTCTGGCGTATTGCGCGAACATCTTTTGCCTGCCAGGCGTCGCGCACGCCGACGCCGAAGCGGGCAAGGCGAAAGCGCAGACCTGCGTGGTTTGCCACGGACCGATCGGGAATTCGACCAATCCCGAGTACCCGATCCTGGCAGGCCAGAGCGCGCGTTACATCTATCTGGAACTGCGGGATTTCAAGGAAGGGCGCCGCAGCGATCCGCGCATGAGCCCGATGGCTGCGGGATTGTCGCGCGAGGACATGCTCGATCTGGCCGACTATTTCGCGGCGCAGCGTGCGGACCCCGTCCCGTTCAAGGCGAATCCCTTGCGGGTCGAGGCAGGACGTCGAAAGTCGGCGGAAGTATTGTGCACGATGTGTCATCTGGGAGGTTTCACGGGTCAGAACGAGATCCCGCGGGTGGCCGGTCAGCACTACCCGTACATCGTCAAGCAGTTGCAGGATTTCCGCGAGCGCAGGCGGACCAACGACGCGGGCAACATGACGAGCGTATCGAAGGGCCTGTCCGATGAAGACATCATGAACCTGAGCGCATACATAGCCAATCTGCAGTAG
- a CDS encoding PQQ-binding-like beta-propeller repeat protein — MHSSRNTWSLCVLLFAATLISVTAYGADEVQSSATTTSAPMPPVLEPISQQQLDTAAAHSADWLHSNGSYAQTRYYPGSQINSANVAKLKPVFLFQTAVNESMETAPIVSNGIMFITTSFNHVYALDAVTGKEYWHYKHKMGPITTFCCGPNNRGVAISGNRLFMGTLDSKLVALDAKTGNVLWQTQIADPELGYSETMAPTVVDDKVLIGTNGGEYGIRGFVKAYDAASGNLLWTFYTIPETGQEGVWATTDATGRDMKRDIAAEKKQLADKGGDFYKTLGGGVWMTPAIDRKAHTAFFVVGNPSPDLYGAIRPGDNLYTDSLVAVNLDNGEYKWHYQYIAHDIWDLDAASPPILIDVRDRSGNMVPAVIHGGKTGHIYVNDRRTGKLIRYSQAMIPQENMWTLPTAAGARMLPGANGGVEWSPMAFNPRTRLAYAANLHQPMTYQVEDAAYPGGSKLWLGGAFKTIPSEAQWGRLVAVNVDTGKIAWAYKTEQPLIGGVLATAGNLVFNGEGNGMFRAFDASTGKKLWEFQSGAGVNAPAVSYSVHGKQYVAVAAGGNTQLDFKRGNTVIVFALP, encoded by the coding sequence ATGCACTCATCCCGCAATACCTGGTCCCTTTGCGTCCTGCTATTTGCCGCGACGCTAATCAGTGTCACAGCATACGGCGCAGATGAAGTACAAAGCAGCGCCACGACCACGTCGGCGCCCATGCCGCCCGTGCTCGAGCCGATCTCCCAGCAACAGCTGGATACGGCCGCCGCCCATTCTGCCGACTGGCTTCATTCCAATGGATCGTATGCGCAGACGCGCTATTACCCCGGCTCGCAGATCAACAGCGCCAACGTCGCAAAATTGAAGCCGGTCTTCCTTTTTCAAACAGCGGTCAACGAATCGATGGAGACGGCACCCATCGTCTCGAACGGCATCATGTTCATCACCACGTCGTTCAACCACGTCTACGCGCTGGATGCGGTGACCGGCAAGGAGTACTGGCATTACAAGCACAAGATGGGACCGATCACCACCTTCTGTTGCGGACCTAACAACCGCGGTGTGGCGATCTCGGGTAACCGGCTGTTCATGGGAACGCTGGATTCCAAACTGGTCGCGCTCGATGCGAAGACCGGCAATGTCCTGTGGCAAACGCAGATTGCCGATCCGGAACTCGGCTACTCCGAGACCATGGCGCCGACGGTCGTCGACGACAAGGTTCTGATCGGCACCAACGGCGGCGAATACGGCATTCGCGGTTTCGTCAAAGCGTACGATGCCGCTTCCGGAAACCTCCTGTGGACTTTCTACACGATTCCGGAAACCGGCCAGGAAGGTGTCTGGGCGACCACCGACGCCACCGGCCGGGACATGAAGCGCGACATCGCCGCCGAAAAGAAGCAGCTTGCCGACAAGGGCGGCGACTTCTACAAGACGCTCGGCGGTGGCGTATGGATGACGCCCGCGATCGACCGGAAAGCGCACACGGCGTTTTTTGTGGTCGGAAATCCGTCTCCTGACCTCTACGGCGCCATTCGTCCGGGAGACAATCTCTACACCGACTCGCTCGTCGCGGTGAACCTGGACAACGGTGAGTACAAGTGGCACTACCAGTACATCGCGCACGACATCTGGGATCTGGACGCCGCGAGCCCGCCGATCCTCATCGATGTCCGCGACAGGAGCGGCAATATGGTTCCTGCCGTCATTCATGGCGGCAAGACCGGGCACATCTACGTCAACGATCGCCGCACCGGCAAGCTGATCCGCTACTCGCAAGCGATGATTCCGCAGGAAAACATGTGGACGCTGCCTACGGCGGCTGGCGCGCGCATGCTGCCCGGGGCGAATGGCGGGGTGGAGTGGTCACCGATGGCTTTCAATCCGAGGACTCGCCTCGCTTACGCGGCAAACCTCCACCAGCCCATGACCTACCAGGTGGAAGATGCGGCTTACCCTGGCGGCAGCAAGCTCTGGCTTGGCGGCGCGTTCAAGACCATTCCGTCGGAGGCGCAATGGGGCAGGCTGGTGGCAGTCAATGTCGATACCGGCAAGATCGCGTGGGCTTACAAGACTGAGCAGCCTTTGATCGGCGGCGTGCTGGCGACTGCCGGGAATCTGGTGTTCAACGGCGAAGGAAATGGAATGTTCCGCGCGTTCGACGCGTCGACCGGCAAGAAGCTCTGGGAATTCCAGTCTGGCGCCGGCGTGAACGCGCCAGCGGTGTCCTATTCCGTGCATGGCAAACAGTACGTCGCCGTCGCGGCGGGCGGAAACACGCAACTGGACTTCAAACGCGGCAATACCGTCATCGTGTTCGCGCTGCCATGA
- a CDS encoding ClpXP protease specificity-enhancing factor has product MQEISTKPYLLRALYEWCTDNGYTPHIAVRVDNQTRVPRQFVRDNEIVLNISFEATSQLQMGNELIEFNARFSGKSHRIEVPVANVLAIYARENGQGMAFPVDSAGGEAADSGAEDDAGELESPATAGGAAPVAVEVETGSAVSSSAEKNDDAGDTPRPDEDGSKGGGRGHLKVVK; this is encoded by the coding sequence ATGCAAGAGATTTCCACGAAGCCCTATCTGCTCCGCGCGCTGTATGAGTGGTGCACGGACAATGGCTATACGCCGCACATCGCGGTACGGGTCGACAACCAGACGCGTGTGCCGCGGCAGTTCGTGCGGGACAACGAAATCGTGCTGAACATCAGCTTCGAGGCCACGAGCCAGTTGCAGATGGGCAATGAACTGATCGAGTTCAATGCGCGCTTCTCTGGCAAGTCGCACAGGATCGAAGTGCCGGTGGCGAATGTTCTCGCGATCTACGCCCGCGAGAACGGCCAAGGCATGGCGTTCCCGGTCGATTCCGCAGGCGGTGAGGCGGCGGATTCGGGCGCGGAAGACGATGCGGGCGAACTTGAGTCGCCGGCTACCGCTGGCGGTGCCGCGCCGGTTGCGGTGGAAGTGGAGACGGGGAGTGCGGTGTCGTCTTCGGCGGAAAAGAACGACGATGCCGGCGATACTCCACGTCCCGATGAGGATGGATCAAAAGGTGGCGGAAGAGGTCACCTCAAGGTCGTGAAATGA
- a CDS encoding glutathione S-transferase N-terminal domain-containing protein, with product MMVLYSGTTCPFSQRCRLVLFEKGMDFEIRDVDLFNKPEDIAVMNPYGQVPILVERDLILYESNIINEYIDERFPHPQLMPADPVQRARARLFLLNFEKELFVHVGTLENEKGKAAEKNHEKARIAIRDRLTQLAPIFLKNKYMLGEEFSMLDVAIAPLLWRLDHYGIELSKNAAPLMKYAERIFSRPAYIEALTPSEKVMRR from the coding sequence ATGATGGTTCTGTACTCAGGCACTACTTGCCCCTTCTCCCAGCGCTGCCGGCTGGTGTTGTTCGAAAAGGGCATGGACTTCGAGATCCGCGACGTCGACCTGTTCAACAAACCGGAAGACATCGCCGTGATGAATCCGTATGGTCAGGTGCCGATTCTTGTCGAACGGGACCTGATTCTGTACGAATCGAACATCATCAACGAATACATTGACGAGCGCTTCCCGCACCCGCAGCTGATGCCGGCTGACCCGGTGCAGCGCGCCCGCGCCCGTCTGTTCCTGCTGAACTTCGAGAAGGAACTGTTCGTGCACGTTGGCACGCTGGAAAACGAAAAGGGCAAGGCCGCCGAGAAGAATCACGAGAAGGCGCGCATCGCCATCCGTGATCGCCTGACGCAGCTCGCGCCGATCTTCCTGAAGAACAAGTACATGCTCGGCGAAGAGTTCTCGATGCTCGACGTGGCAATCGCCCCGTTGTTGTGGCGCCTCGATCACTATGGGATCGAACTGTCGAAGAACGCTGCACCGTTGATGAAGTACGCCGAACGCATTTTCAGCCGTCCGGCCTATATCGAAGCGCTGACGCCTTCGGAAAAGGTGATGCGTCGTTGA
- a CDS encoding cytochrome c1 — MKKLLSTLALIGAATFALLAAPAHAQENLPLDRAPDNADNFASLQHGAQLFVNYCLNCHSANLMRYSRLTDLGISQKEIEKNLLFTTDKVGNTMTVAMRPEDAKAWFGAQPPDLSVEARARNRDWLYTYLRSFYRDNTRPTGWNNLVYENVSMPHVLWQLQGQRTAKFEDKTDEKTGEKIRKFVGFQQVTPGTLSPVDYDSAVADLVSYLSWMSEPAQQTRKRLGVWVLMFLGILSFFAWRLNAAYWKDIK; from the coding sequence ATGAAAAAACTGCTTTCCACGCTCGCGCTGATCGGCGCGGCGACTTTCGCGCTGCTTGCGGCTCCGGCGCACGCGCAGGAGAATTTGCCTCTCGACCGCGCGCCCGATAACGCGGACAATTTCGCCTCGTTGCAGCATGGCGCGCAATTGTTTGTAAACTATTGCCTGAATTGCCACAGTGCGAACCTGATGCGATACAGCCGCCTGACCGATCTGGGCATTTCGCAGAAGGAAATCGAAAAGAACCTGCTCTTCACAACCGACAAGGTGGGTAACACGATGACGGTGGCCATGCGGCCCGAGGACGCGAAAGCGTGGTTCGGGGCGCAACCGCCGGACCTGTCGGTCGAGGCGCGGGCGCGCAATCGCGACTGGCTGTATACGTATTTGCGCAGCTTCTACCGGGACAACACCCGGCCGACAGGCTGGAACAACCTGGTGTACGAGAACGTGAGCATGCCGCACGTCTTGTGGCAGCTTCAGGGCCAGCGCACCGCGAAGTTCGAGGACAAAACCGACGAAAAAACGGGTGAGAAAATCCGTAAATTCGTTGGCTTCCAGCAGGTCACGCCGGGGACGTTGTCGCCGGTAGATTATGATTCTGCTGTTGCCGACCTTGTGTCGTACCTTTCGTGGATGTCCGAACCCGCGCAGCAGACGCGCAAGCGGCTGGGCGTCTGGGTGCTGATGTTCCTTGGCATCCTGAGCTTTTTTGCCTGGCGACTGAACGCCGCGTACTGGAAAGATATCAAATAA
- a CDS encoding cytochrome bc complex cytochrome b subunit — protein MAIEHEVETTGLAGWIDRRFPMTATWKKHVSEYYAPKNFNFWYFFGSLALLVLVLQIVTGIFLVMNYKPDATLAFASVEYIMREVPWGWLIRYMHSTGASMFFVVIYLHMFRGLLYGSYRKPRELVWIFGCMIFLSLMAEAFFGYLLPWGQMSFWGAQVIVNLFSAIPFIGPDLSLWIRGDYVVSDVTLNRFFAFHVIAIPLVLIALVVAHLVALHEVGSNNPDGIEIKAKKDANGVPLDGIPFHPYYSVHDFMGVCIFLIIFAAIIFFAPEMGGYFLESNNFVPANPLQTPPEIAPVWYFTAFYAMLRATTDPFKIVLMIVIALLGLLALVRARGKWKAGLPALAILVILAMYFTESKFWGVVVMGTAVISLFFLPWLDQSPVKSIRYRPFFHKVFYGIFVLAFLTLAFLGTKPPSPAATLIAQICALIYLAFFLGMPFWTRLGRFKQPPERVRFKPH, from the coding sequence ATGGCGATCGAACATGAAGTAGAGACGACCGGGCTGGCCGGCTGGATCGACCGCCGCTTTCCGATGACGGCGACGTGGAAAAAGCACGTTTCCGAGTACTACGCGCCGAAGAACTTCAACTTCTGGTACTTCTTCGGCTCGCTCGCGCTGCTGGTGCTGGTGCTGCAGATCGTCACCGGCATCTTCCTCGTGATGAATTACAAGCCCGACGCGACGCTCGCGTTTGCGTCGGTCGAGTACATCATGCGCGAGGTGCCGTGGGGCTGGCTGATCCGCTATATGCACTCCACGGGCGCGTCGATGTTCTTCGTCGTGATCTATCTGCACATGTTTCGCGGGCTCCTGTACGGCTCCTACCGCAAACCGCGCGAACTGGTGTGGATCTTCGGCTGCATGATTTTCCTGAGCCTGATGGCCGAGGCGTTTTTCGGCTACTTGCTGCCGTGGGGCCAGATGTCGTTCTGGGGCGCGCAGGTGATCGTCAACCTGTTCTCGGCGATTCCGTTTATCGGGCCGGACCTGTCGCTGTGGATCCGCGGCGACTACGTCGTGTCCGATGTCACGTTGAACCGCTTCTTCGCGTTCCACGTGATCGCGATTCCGCTCGTGCTGATCGCATTGGTGGTTGCCCACCTCGTGGCGCTGCATGAAGTCGGCTCGAACAATCCGGACGGCATCGAGATCAAGGCGAAGAAGGACGCGAACGGCGTCCCGCTCGACGGGATCCCGTTCCATCCGTACTACTCCGTGCACGACTTCATGGGCGTGTGCATTTTCCTGATTATCTTCGCGGCGATCATTTTCTTCGCGCCGGAGATGGGCGGGTACTTCCTCGAGTCCAACAACTTCGTCCCGGCGAATCCGCTGCAGACGCCGCCGGAAATCGCGCCGGTCTGGTACTTCACCGCGTTCTACGCGATGCTGCGTGCGACTACCGACCCGTTCAAGATCGTCCTGATGATCGTGATCGCGTTGCTGGGCCTGCTCGCGCTGGTGCGGGCGCGGGGCAAGTGGAAAGCGGGGCTGCCCGCGCTTGCGATACTGGTGATTCTGGCGATGTATTTCACCGAGTCCAAGTTCTGGGGTGTCGTGGTGATGGGCACGGCGGTGATTTCGCTATTCTTCCTGCCGTGGCTCGACCAGTCACCGGTGAAGTCGATTCGCTACCGGCCGTTCTTCCACAAGGTGTTCTACGGGATCTTCGTGCTGGCGTTCCTCACCCTGGCGTTTCTCGGCACGAAACCGCCGTCGCCGGCCGCGACGCTGATCGCGCAGATCTGTGCACTGATTTATTTGGCGTTCTTCCTCGGCATGCCGTTCTGGACGCGTCTCGGACGGTTTAAACAGCCGCCTGAACGGGTCCGGTTCAAGCCTCACTAA
- the petA gene encoding ubiquinol-cytochrome c reductase iron-sulfur subunit yields MRDKEDKRVDGSRRTWLIATTVAGGVGGVAAVVPFVSSFAPSERAKAAGAPVEVDISNLKPGDMMTVAWRGKPVWILNRTDRMLADIKKADTELADPLSQNPFSMPMPEYADNEFRSRPERKNILVAVAVCTHLGCTPTPRFQEGAQPNLPDDWPGGFLCPCHGSTYDLSGRVFKNKPAPQNLDIPPFMFTSENSLVIGQDEKGEA; encoded by the coding sequence ATGCGAGACAAGGAAGATAAGCGCGTCGACGGCAGCCGCCGTACCTGGCTGATTGCGACGACCGTAGCAGGCGGTGTAGGAGGAGTAGCCGCCGTTGTACCCTTTGTTAGTTCGTTTGCACCATCTGAAAGGGCCAAGGCAGCTGGCGCCCCGGTCGAAGTCGATATCAGCAACTTGAAGCCCGGCGACATGATGACCGTGGCATGGCGTGGCAAGCCGGTCTGGATTCTCAATCGCACCGACCGCATGCTCGCCGACATCAAAAAGGCCGACACGGAACTGGCCGATCCGCTGTCCCAAAACCCCTTCTCGATGCCGATGCCGGAGTATGCGGATAACGAATTCCGCTCAAGGCCTGAGCGCAAGAACATTCTCGTCGCCGTGGCGGTGTGCACCCATCTCGGCTGTACGCCGACGCCGCGTTTCCAGGAGGGCGCGCAGCCGAATCTTCCTGACGACTGGCCCGGTGGCTTCCTGTGCCCCTGCCACGGTTCGACCTATGACCTGTCCGGCCGGGTCTTCAAGAACAAACCCGCTCCGCAGAACCTCGACATTCCGCCCTTCATGTTCACGTCGGAGAATTCGCTCGTGATCGGTCAGGACGAGAAAGGAGAAGCGTAA
- a CDS encoding Nif3-like dinuclear metal center hexameric protein: MDRIELELYLNKLLETARFKDYCPNGLQVEGRRRVKKIATGVTASAAFIEAAVEWGADAVLVHHGYFWRNEAPQITGRKYGRIKLLIQNDLNLFAYHLPLDDHPDYGNNAQLGAKMGWIADDMRFGDHNLGWMSTLPMPITLAHFTAQVEQTLGRTPLVLGDPERELRRVAWCTGAAQSYFDAAIEAGADVFLTGEISEPTTHTAAESGVAFLAAGHHATERFGIQSLGTHLSETFDLEHLFIDIHNPV; encoded by the coding sequence ATGGATCGGATAGAACTGGAATTGTACTTGAACAAACTTCTGGAAACCGCGCGGTTCAAGGACTATTGCCCCAACGGGCTGCAGGTCGAGGGGCGTCGGCGGGTCAAAAAGATTGCGACCGGTGTGACCGCGTCGGCGGCGTTCATCGAGGCTGCCGTCGAGTGGGGCGCGGACGCCGTGCTGGTCCATCACGGCTACTTCTGGCGCAATGAGGCGCCACAGATCACCGGCCGCAAATACGGCCGCATCAAGCTTCTGATCCAGAACGACCTGAACCTCTTTGCCTACCATCTCCCGCTCGACGACCATCCCGATTACGGCAATAACGCGCAGCTCGGCGCGAAGATGGGCTGGATCGCCGACGACATGCGGTTCGGCGATCACAACCTCGGCTGGATGAGCACGCTGCCGATGCCGATCACGCTTGCGCACTTCACGGCGCAGGTGGAGCAGACCCTCGGCCGCACGCCGCTCGTGCTGGGCGACCCTGAACGGGAACTGCGCCGCGTTGCGTGGTGCACGGGCGCCGCGCAGAGTTACTTCGACGCCGCGATCGAAGCCGGCGCCGACGTCTTTTTGACCGGTGAAATCTCCGAGCCGACCACCCACACCGCAGCGGAAAGCGGTGTCGCGTTCCTCGCGGCTGGCCACCATGCAACCGAACGCTTTGGTATCCAGTCACTCGGTACGCATCTGTCGGAGACATTCGATCTCGAGCATCTTTTTATCGATATCCATAATCCGGTCTGA